One window of Microbacterium sp. 1S1 genomic DNA carries:
- a CDS encoding 5-formyltetrahydrofolate cyclo-ligase: MATDVEHAKRALRAELRERRQLLSDTQRESAAAAIGERLDALVDELGARSVSCFLSTTTEPGTREFVTRAVRRGIRVLLPVTRSDGLLDWAVADDTDEVSEGLHGLPEPTGEVLGPIAVNDVDLMIVPAAAVDRSGMRMGWGRGYFDKTIGSMEKCPPVYAVIYDSEVLDELPREVHDQPVDGIVTPSQTLHLSPRRR; the protein is encoded by the coding sequence ATGGCTACCGACGTCGAGCACGCCAAGCGAGCCCTCCGCGCGGAGCTGCGCGAGCGGCGTCAGCTTCTGTCCGATACGCAGCGCGAATCCGCTGCCGCCGCGATCGGAGAACGGCTCGACGCCCTGGTGGACGAGCTCGGTGCCCGCTCGGTCTCCTGCTTTCTCTCCACCACCACGGAGCCCGGCACGCGCGAGTTCGTGACGAGGGCCGTCCGGCGCGGGATCAGGGTGCTCCTCCCGGTCACCCGCTCGGACGGGCTGCTGGACTGGGCCGTCGCCGACGACACCGACGAGGTCTCCGAGGGACTGCACGGTCTGCCCGAGCCGACCGGCGAGGTGCTCGGGCCCATCGCAGTGAACGACGTGGACCTGATGATCGTGCCCGCCGCCGCCGTCGACCGCTCGGGCATGCGGATGGGCTGGGGCCGCGGCTACTTCGACAAGACCATCGGCTCCATGGAGAAATGCCCTCCGGTGTACGCGGTGATCTATGATTCCGAGGTACTCGACGAACTGCCGCGTGAGGTGCACGATCAGCCGGTCGACGGCATCGTGACCCCGTCGCAGACTCTGCACCTGTCGCCACGGCGACGCTGA
- a CDS encoding AAA family ATPase — MDSAVSLGDLHDASTGVGIAHAAEAERTRLRAEAADLGGPSPLSSFRDGPESGIDISKAHPGSLPQFITGKSTLLSNLFRDEVGLRTARLAAERITAKNTELRTVRGIEAVHLAVGVARWRIGGAGFAAPVLLRPLAIRRHHTDFELKLQGTFEVNPELVRITREHFGLSLDAAALAALAYDGGIFKPQPVIDSLRALTRSIDTFSVEPRLVVSTFADVAGAMSRDGSGLDHVMLNALGGHVGDREQVTAARAIPHHVGPDDRAPASDNLLLDADAEQEAVLARVAAGHSLTVATLPGTGGTQTVINALGELVRAGKKVLVVSARRSTLDGVRHRLAGIGLDSLAVSPTSLRRDLVRAIGRNEKATAPKVGEVDDALVRLRTVLRDYRDALTVPVPGLDASVLDATRELTRLASLPVPPSTTARLSVDALRRLAKDRTEAAATLAQAARLGEFRVGPNDSPWYGVSFGSTEAARAAHELAGRLHADSVPALLERGYELIAQTHMRPFSTIDELGEYLRLLQGIRDTLDRFSPTVFERPLGELIQAHGSRRDAPGMSGANRRRLRRLAKEYVRPGVHVTEMHEALLRIQTQRTQWQRYVDAGVAPEIPLGLADVSAAWQRVEAELAELDAALGRREPLSSLPVARLVRMLAGLAAKSDVFENLVERAQLRDKLALLGLEPLLTELSVRHVSEARVGEELEFAWWQSLLERALQDNRALLGANTAVVDRLERDFRLVDEAHAAMAGPLLAWQLANQWRIAIVDEPEQSQHLRRALTQTSTTAAEIVSAAPALVDVLAPVWISSPYRVPEIPDAVEFDTVLLVDAAAINLAEAAPAIRRARQVVAFGDPVTQRPTPFRIAVDPGEEWEAEVPFDDVSVFERLSELLPVMTLTRSYRAGGEDLAELINDAFYGGEIVSLPWAGSYLGRGSLTVDYVEGGTGTPDPVSGAVESPDAEVARVVTLVVEHAVHRPAESLMVVTASARHAERVRAAVTAAFAGRSDVADFVSRDTAEPFAVLTLEESVAESRDRVIFSLGFGLTKHGRVLSDFGDLSTPDGERLLTVSMTRARRSMVIVSSIRPSAFDDGRLEHGAATLMSILGGLAARARDARLEDLADPLTLALARELRRLGASVDVDYRGLLPLVAQHNGKAVVIEPDPESRGESLRETLRLRPHVLRRLGWHYVRVHAFDLYSDPRTVASRIATVLGISETAPRAENDTQPLDLGDHRND; from the coding sequence GTGGACAGCGCTGTGTCCCTCGGCGACCTGCACGACGCATCCACCGGTGTCGGCATCGCGCATGCGGCCGAGGCCGAGCGGACACGGCTGCGCGCGGAGGCGGCCGATCTCGGCGGTCCCTCGCCGCTGAGCAGCTTCCGTGACGGTCCGGAGTCGGGCATCGACATCTCCAAGGCGCACCCCGGCAGCCTTCCTCAGTTCATCACCGGCAAGTCGACGCTCCTGTCCAACCTCTTCCGGGACGAGGTGGGACTACGCACGGCACGGCTGGCCGCCGAGCGGATCACCGCCAAGAACACCGAACTGCGCACGGTCCGCGGCATCGAAGCCGTGCACCTCGCCGTCGGCGTCGCCCGCTGGCGCATCGGTGGAGCGGGGTTCGCCGCGCCCGTCCTGCTCCGGCCATTGGCGATCCGGCGCCATCACACCGATTTCGAGCTGAAGCTGCAGGGCACTTTCGAAGTCAACCCCGAGCTCGTCCGGATCACTCGCGAGCATTTCGGGCTGTCCCTCGACGCAGCGGCGCTCGCTGCCCTCGCGTACGACGGGGGCATCTTCAAGCCGCAGCCGGTGATCGACAGCCTGCGTGCCCTCACCCGCTCCATCGACACGTTCTCCGTCGAGCCCCGGCTCGTCGTCTCCACGTTCGCGGACGTCGCCGGCGCGATGTCCCGCGACGGGAGCGGACTCGACCACGTGATGCTGAACGCGCTCGGTGGTCATGTCGGCGATCGGGAGCAGGTCACGGCGGCCCGCGCGATCCCGCACCATGTGGGTCCCGACGACCGCGCGCCCGCGTCGGACAACCTGCTCCTCGACGCCGACGCGGAGCAGGAGGCGGTTCTCGCCCGCGTCGCCGCCGGGCATTCGCTCACCGTTGCGACGCTCCCGGGGACCGGAGGGACGCAGACCGTCATCAACGCCCTGGGTGAGCTGGTCCGCGCAGGCAAGAAGGTGCTCGTCGTCTCCGCGCGCCGGTCCACGTTGGACGGTGTGCGCCACCGCCTCGCCGGCATCGGCCTCGACAGTCTCGCCGTGTCCCCGACGAGCCTGCGGCGCGACCTCGTCCGCGCGATCGGCCGGAACGAGAAGGCGACGGCTCCGAAGGTCGGCGAGGTCGACGACGCGCTCGTCCGACTGCGCACGGTGCTGCGCGACTACCGGGACGCGCTGACGGTGCCGGTCCCGGGCCTGGACGCCTCCGTCCTCGACGCCACCAGAGAGCTCACCCGACTCGCCTCGCTTCCGGTCCCCCCGTCGACCACGGCGCGGCTGAGTGTCGACGCGCTGCGGCGTCTGGCGAAGGACCGGACGGAGGCGGCGGCGACGCTGGCGCAGGCTGCGCGGCTCGGCGAGTTCCGCGTCGGGCCGAACGACTCGCCCTGGTACGGAGTCAGCTTCGGGAGCACGGAAGCCGCGCGGGCTGCGCACGAGCTCGCCGGACGCCTCCACGCCGACAGCGTGCCCGCCCTGCTGGAGCGCGGTTACGAACTCATCGCGCAGACGCACATGCGGCCGTTCTCCACCATCGACGAGCTCGGCGAGTATCTCCGGCTGCTGCAGGGGATCCGGGACACCCTCGACCGCTTCAGCCCTACCGTCTTCGAGCGCCCCCTCGGGGAGCTCATCCAGGCCCACGGCTCGCGGCGCGATGCGCCCGGGATGTCCGGGGCCAACCGCCGACGGCTCCGCCGGCTGGCGAAGGAGTACGTGCGCCCCGGGGTGCACGTGACCGAGATGCACGAGGCGCTGCTGCGCATCCAGACGCAGCGCACCCAGTGGCAGCGCTACGTGGACGCCGGCGTCGCGCCGGAGATCCCCCTCGGCCTCGCCGACGTTTCCGCCGCCTGGCAGCGGGTCGAAGCGGAGCTCGCGGAGCTGGATGCGGCACTCGGTCGCCGAGAGCCCCTGTCGTCGCTGCCCGTTGCGCGACTCGTGCGGATGCTGGCCGGCCTCGCCGCGAAGTCGGACGTCTTCGAGAACCTCGTCGAACGTGCGCAGCTGCGCGACAAGCTCGCACTGCTGGGCCTGGAGCCCCTGCTCACCGAGCTCTCCGTCCGTCACGTGTCCGAGGCGCGCGTGGGGGAGGAGCTCGAGTTCGCCTGGTGGCAGTCCCTCCTCGAGCGCGCGCTCCAGGACAACAGGGCGTTGCTGGGCGCGAACACCGCCGTGGTCGACCGCTTGGAGCGTGACTTCCGGCTCGTGGACGAGGCGCACGCGGCGATGGCGGGACCGCTGCTGGCGTGGCAGCTCGCGAACCAGTGGCGCATCGCCATCGTCGACGAGCCTGAGCAGTCGCAGCACCTGCGCCGTGCGCTCACCCAGACGTCAACGACGGCCGCCGAGATCGTGAGCGCCGCTCCCGCCCTCGTGGACGTGCTGGCTCCGGTCTGGATCTCGTCGCCGTATCGCGTACCCGAGATCCCGGACGCGGTGGAGTTCGACACCGTGCTGCTCGTCGACGCGGCTGCGATCAACCTCGCCGAGGCGGCCCCGGCCATCCGGCGAGCTCGCCAAGTCGTCGCCTTCGGCGATCCGGTGACTCAGCGCCCCACCCCCTTCCGCATCGCCGTCGACCCGGGTGAGGAGTGGGAGGCCGAGGTCCCGTTCGACGACGTGTCCGTCTTCGAGCGGCTGTCGGAGCTCCTCCCGGTCATGACCCTCACCCGGAGCTACCGGGCGGGGGGCGAGGACCTCGCGGAACTCATCAACGACGCGTTCTACGGCGGCGAGATCGTCTCTTTGCCCTGGGCCGGCTCCTACCTCGGGCGCGGCAGCCTGACCGTCGACTACGTCGAGGGCGGGACGGGAACGCCGGACCCGGTCTCCGGGGCGGTCGAGAGCCCCGACGCCGAGGTCGCTCGCGTCGTGACCCTGGTGGTGGAGCACGCGGTACATCGTCCGGCCGAGTCGCTCATGGTCGTGACCGCGAGCGCGCGGCACGCGGAGCGCGTGCGCGCGGCGGTGACCGCCGCCTTCGCCGGGCGCTCCGATGTGGCGGACTTCGTCTCCCGCGACACCGCGGAACCCTTCGCCGTGCTCACGCTCGAGGAGTCGGTGGCGGAGAGCCGTGACCGGGTGATCTTCTCCCTCGGCTTCGGGCTCACGAAGCACGGACGGGTGCTCAGCGACTTCGGTGACCTGTCGACCCCCGACGGCGAGCGACTGCTGACCGTGAGCATGACCCGCGCGCGGCGCTCGATGGTGATCGTGTCGTCGATCCGGCCCTCGGCGTTCGACGACGGTCGTCTCGAGCACGGTGCGGCGACGCTCATGTCGATCCTCGGCGGTCTCGCGGCGCGGGCCCGCGACGCGCGACTGGAGGACCTGGCCGATCCGCTCACCCTGGCGCTGGCCAGGGAGCTGCGTCGTCTTGGTGCCTCCGTCGACGTCGACTACCGGGGGCTCCTGCCCCTCGTGGCACAGCACAACGGCAAGGCCGTGGTGATCGAGCCCGACCCGGAATCCCGCGGGGAGTCGTTGCGCGAGACCCTGCGCCTGCGTCCGCACGTCCTCCGCCGCCTCGGCTGGCACTACGTCCGCGTCCACGCGTTCGACCTCTACAGCGACCCGCGCACCGTCGCGTCGCGGATCGCGACGGTCCTCGGGATCTCAGAGACGGCCCCGCGCGCGGAGAACGACACGCAGCCTCTCGACCTCGGCGACCACCGGAATGACTGA
- a CDS encoding FmdB family zinc ribbon protein: MPTYAYACTACGHQFDAVQSFSDDALTVCPECGGALRKQYGSIGVTFNGSGFYRTDSRAKSGGSKEASASSKSDSTTSAKPAAASTPASN, translated from the coding sequence ATGCCCACCTACGCCTATGCCTGCACCGCGTGCGGGCACCAGTTCGATGCCGTCCAGAGCTTCTCCGACGATGCGCTCACGGTCTGCCCCGAATGCGGCGGCGCGCTGCGCAAGCAGTACGGCTCCATCGGCGTGACGTTCAACGGCTCCGGCTTCTATCGCACGGACTCGCGCGCCAAATCCGGAGGTTCGAAAGAGGCTTCGGCATCATCGAAGTCGGATTCGACGACGAGCGCCAAACCGGCCGCTGCGTCGACTCCCGCCTCGAACTGA
- the mscL gene encoding large conductance mechanosensitive channel protein MscL, with protein sequence MLKGFKDFLLRGNVIDLAVAVVIGTAFTAVVTAVVNSVINPLIALFLKADAAGKFGIPVTNIYGETVVFPIGDLISAIISFLAVAAVVYFVFVLPMNTFKAHVEARKGTPAEEPQEEPAAATEAELLVEIRDLLKAQQGPRGA encoded by the coding sequence ATGCTCAAAGGTTTCAAGGACTTCCTGCTCCGCGGGAACGTCATCGATCTGGCCGTCGCGGTCGTCATCGGCACCGCCTTCACGGCCGTCGTGACGGCGGTGGTGAACAGCGTCATCAACCCGCTGATCGCGCTCTTCCTCAAAGCCGACGCCGCCGGCAAGTTCGGCATCCCCGTCACGAACATCTATGGCGAGACGGTCGTCTTCCCGATCGGCGACCTCATCTCGGCGATCATCAGCTTCCTCGCGGTCGCCGCGGTGGTCTACTTCGTGTTCGTGCTGCCGATGAACACCTTCAAGGCGCACGTCGAAGCGCGCAAGGGAACGCCGGCCGAGGAGCCGCAGGAGGAGCCGGCGGCCGCGACCGAGGCCGAGCTGCTCGTCGAGATCCGCGATCTGCTCAAGGCCCAGCAGGGGCCGCGCGGCGCCTGA